The DNA segment atgaCGTGCGCAAaacgacagcagcaccccaTGGCACAGCTTTTCAGCAgacacagagaaaaaaaaacaaaaaagaataCAAGAATGCACCACGCCGAGACGTTCGTGAGCCTTGTACATGAATATCGACTGAGACAGGCACGCATACGCGCATCGACCCACCAGCTTGAGCGAAAGTTCCGACACGCCTGGGAGATTCACGTGCGCGGCTTTGCATTGCCATGACGAAGTCTAGAGGAACATGAAGAAAGTAAGATGACGGAGACCTGGATGGAGAGCGAAGGGGCTGGGGGCGGCTGCGGTGTAGATGAGAGCGAGCAGCTCCGGAAAGCCTCATTCACAGTTGAGTGGCAACACCACTAACAGCTCACAGAAACGCACGCCAGCGCTACTCGCCGTTGCCGGACGGCATCGCGCAGTACCGCATGGTATATCCGTTAACGCGTCCCGTCATGAGCACTTCCGTTGCAAGGGGCGGCACGATCAGTTCACCCTCGTACCGACCTGTTTCCTCCGCCTGCGTGACTTTTCCAGCAACACCCGGGCCCCACTTCACCGCGCTCGTGCGGCCGACAGAGAAGTAGACATGCATGACGAAGTCGGTGGTGTCATTGTAGAAAGCCCACCGCTTCGTCGCCTTGTCGATAATGCGGAAGAGCAGCCCGTTACCACCCTCAAAGCAGGGGCTCGCTTCATCGCCGCTGATGCTTGGGGCGCCGTTCTTGTAGACTTTTGTCGCCTCACTGACCTCCAGCGGCTTCTCAGTGTAACTTGgtccggcgctgctgcacaacgTCAGCAGCTCGCCGTTGTCCATCACCAACATCATAGTGCCATCCGAATTGCCGTGCCTCGGCAGACTCGCCCCAGGCAGGTCAATCAtcacgctgcgccgcagcttcGACTCCCCTGCAACCGGCGAGTCCACACCGCTGAAGaagacgctgctgtgccggcgcagctccgctgctgcatcttGGTGGGCCACCGACTCTATTGCCGGGGCGTTGGCCTGGTTTTCAGCCGCCGAGCGAAGCATTTCACTCTCCAGCTTCCTGTGGCGGAAGTCGATCACGGCTGATGTGCGCGTGGCCACCGTCAGCATCAAGGAGTTGAGGTAGGCCTCGTTGGACGCGAACATCCGACGCGGAGGACTAGGCAAGCAAAAGTATTTGCACGTCTTCTGGAGGAGCTTGATCTTCTGATGGTTCGTGTAGACGCTGAAGTACACGTCCAGCACCTCTGCCACAGGCTCGACACCCGCCGCCACCTTGGTGAAGGCATCCTCCTGCACCAGCATCGGATTGCCCTCCTCTGCGTTGGgggcaccgtcggcgtcggcgcccgCGGCGAGCGATGCCAGCGGATTCGCGCCGATATCGCTTTCCTTGGAAGGAAAGACGCGTCCGGGCACGGTGCGCAGTTCGTACATCTCTATTGGCTCCGCGACCCCGCGTAGCTGGTGCGGACCAAGGGCCACAAACTGCACCGTaccctgctcctcctcggtgagGGCTTCCACCACGCTCGAGGTGCAGATCACCTGTCCACCGCAACTGACGCTCTCCGTGCGCGCGGCTGTATTGACGACGTTGCCGTAGTAATCGTAGCCTTTGGTCACATCGTCAAAGCGCACCTCCGCCAGGCCACGATGGACACCAGCACGAACACGTAGGCCGCTCCACGGCCTCAACCCGCACTCGCCGGggtcggtgccgccgctgcgctttcCAATCAACTCGTAGGCGTCGTCGATCGCCGTCGAGCCCCAGTCAGCCTGGTGGAGCTCCACCTGTATGTCTCGCGCAAGTTGCACAGCGGCAAACGACTGCTTGCAAGCAATCATGAAAGAATCGCCGATCGTCTTGACCTCGTAGCACTTGTACTTGGTAACCAGCTGGCGAATCAGCTTGTgatgcagcgccaccgcactCGACATGGcctgcggcgctgtcgcccaGAGCGCTGTGCTGCTCTCGATATCCGTGAATATGAGCGTCACTGGCTCGTTTTCGTCCCTCGGTGCGTTGCGGTTGTCGCGGCTGTCACGAGTGCATAAGACGCAGatgatggcagcggcggccaccgctgccatgACGACCACGCACACGGCCACGGAGGCGATGATAGTTGACttcgagctgctgctgcgcgcgtctccagagctgctgctgtcctcaAAGTGGGCGTCGACGTAGCCGAAGAGGTTGACAACGTATGGCCCAGCGATCGGCCCATTCGTTTCCCCCTTCATGTCCGAGTACGACCAAATGTAGATTCCGCCCGCACCGCCGTTTAAGACGCCCGCGCACTCCACTTGGTTGCTCCTCGGCGAGTAAGCACATCCCGTACGCTTGAAAGGGCCCAGTGTGAGGTCATTCATCTGCAGGACTTGTTGCGTATAGAGTGCATCCAAGAGCGCACTTATTGATGGGTTTGCGGCATTGTAACTCAGCATGCtgagcgcgcgcaccgcgAGAAAGCCTCTCATCGAGGCTGGTGAGTGGTAGCCTGGCCCAATGGTAGCTGCGAGAAAGTCCGCAGACAGCCTCGATATGTCCCGCTTCTTGGGCGTCCAGGGTGGCAGGTTCGTTACAAAAAGCAGGCGCTCACCGGAGGAGGGCCTGGCGGCGAACACTTTTTCGATTTCACGGTACCACTGCGTCACTTCGTCGAACAGGAGTATCACACGTGTATCCGTGTTGCTTTGCATGTGCTTCTGCAGTGTGCCAATGTCGCTCTGCATGATTCCAGTCAGCAACACAAGGCCGGATTTCGGAAGGTCACTTGACGACAGTTTGTCACCGGCACCTAGCGTTTTTACAGATTTCACGGTAACACCGGCGCGCGTCGTGATTCGTTGCAGCGTGCTCTGCATCGCAGTTGCTGAGGCGCCGGAGttccgcagcaccgcgtaCACATCCGGGGCGACGGCCGACTTCGCCACCCACGTTGCCACCGCACCCAACTGCTGCTCGTTAGTCGCCGTCAGGTAGACGACGTTGCTCGCATTTTGGTAAAGAGTCGGCTGCAGAAATACAGGTTCCACCAAAACCTTCTCCACGGGGCTCTTGTCAACacctgcggaggcggccccAAACACGGCTATGGTTGGCGACTTGTCGAGAGCTGCTTTCCAGGTAGTATCAGCTAGATTGTCCAAGGGACCAATGGTGGCTTTGGTGAAGATGGCTGAGGCCATTGCGGCTGGAATCATGTTATCCATTTGCGTGGTCATGTAGTTGGCATTTTCGCCAACGCTGTGATACTTCACGTAAGCCGCGCGCACCATCTTGCTGATGTTCAACGCGACATCCACCGCGTGGCATTCCCATGGCTTCAGCATCAGACTCGCACCCGGTATCGACGTCAGTCCGTAGTAAGCGCTGGGTTCTCCATCATTCATCGCTCTTAAGGAGTACAAGAGCACCATGCGACCGCCGACGTTGCACGAGCTGCTGTACGCTCCAAGAACAATATTGCCACCGATGGTGTAGacgcgctgctcgagcagccTGTCGAAATA comes from the Leishmania infantum JPCM5 genome chromosome 36 genome and includes:
- a CDS encoding receptor-type adenylate cyclase a-like protein; the encoded protein is MWQSPQLVMNRCKGISTHPSVTPVLLLLLLVLCAPVSAQGGSLRDSFDVQCFLLQTTESSTAALNAVDVTAQKASITCAREILSSPLAWAPTDGSGSTLNVYMSTLSDTLLSSVVAASSSTSCTLVTSISEGVLDTRGMSKNVYFTNADPATEMLALMSYVMINGAPPKIGFVYTKTAEGKTSAGAAVYQEFLRRMGELAYTGTLVTYEATQDYDSAKFAAFSKNFESGISVVFFFLPAGSSTDSMFVELIKSSGEVQVLMPSWLIRTATSQYLAATSPKVPARNIIVSSTNPHPQDNNFKKSMDQFKKDYGNTKPALASSSVDGIEAVAGWITARATVATLQHHTLWTESPTQKLYFDRLLEQRVYTIGGNIVLGAYSSSCNVGGRMVLLYSLRAMNDGEPSAYYGLTSIPGASLMLKPWECHAVDVALNISKMVRAAYVKYHSVGENANYMTTQMDNMIPAAMASAIFTKATIGPLDNLADTTWKAALDKSPTIAVFGAASAGVDKSPVEKVLVEPVFLQPTLYQNASNVVYLTATNEQQLGAVATWVAKSAVAPDVYAVLRNSGASATAMQSTLQRITTRAGVTVKSVKTLGAGDKLSSSDLPKSGLVLLTGIMQSDIGTLQKHMQSNTDTRVILLFDEVTQWYREIEKVFAARPSSGERLLFVTNLPPWTPKKRDISRLSADFLAATIGPGYHSPASMRGFLAVRALSMLSYNAANPSISALLDALYTQQVLQMNDLTLGPFKRTGCAYSPRSNQVECAGVLNGGAGGIYIWSYSDMKGETNGPIAGPYVVNLFGYVDAHFEDSSSSGDARSSSSKSTIIASVAVCVVVMAAVAAAAIICVLCTRDSRDNRNAPRDENEPVTLIFTDIESSTALWATAPQAMSSAVALHHKLIRQLVTKYKCYEVKTIGDSFMIACKQSFAAVQLARDIQVELHQADWGSTAIDDAYELIGKRSGGTDPGECGLRPWSGLRVRAGVHRGLAEVRFDDVTKGYDYYGNVVNTAARTESVSCGGQVICTSSVVEALTEEEQGTVQFVALGPHQLRGVAEPIEMYELRTVPGRVFPSKESDIGANPLASLAAGADADGAPNAEEGNPMLVQEDAFTKVAAGVEPVAEVLDVYFSVYTNHQKIKLLQKTCKYFCLPSPPRRMFASNEAYLNSLMLTVATRTSAVIDFRHRKLESEMLRSAAENQANAPAIESVAHQDAAAELRRHSSVFFSGVDSPVAGESKLRRSVMIDLPGASLPRHGNSDGTMMLVMDNGELLTLCSSAGPSYTEKPLEVSEATKVYKNGAPSISGDEASPCFEGGNGLLFRIIDKATKRWAFYNDTTDFVMHVYFSVGRTSAVKWGPGVAGKVTQAEETGRYEGELIVPPLATEVLMTGRVNGYTMRYCAMPSGNGE